The segment CTGTTTGCTGATGGTCCGGATGCTGTGGATTTTAAGGCAATTAATCCTAGTTTGACGCCTTTCCCTCAAGCTCTTTGGCCAACGATTTTTGATCATATACAATATTGTTGGCATCATCCAGAGTTATATAGCCTTGAGCTCAAAATCACATTAATTATATCTTTTGCACTGCCTATCATTGTTTTAATGATTATTTTGTGGAATTTAAGAGAAAGGATAATTGAGTGGCGACCATTTAAAAAGAAAGAATCACTTCATGGAGATTCGCAGTGGGCATCAGAGAAAGACATACGAAAAGCAGGATTAAGAAGCAAAAAGGGATTATTGCTTGGTAAAGATAAAAGAGGATACTTCATTTCTGATGGGTTTCAGCATGCATTGTTATTTGCACCTACAGGTTCTGGTAAGGGTGTTGGCTTTGTAATTCCTAATTTATTATTTTGGACTGACTCGGTAATTGTACACGACATAAAATTAGAAAACTATGAAATAACAAGTGGTTGGCGAGAACGACAAGGACAAAAAGTATACGTATGGAATCCAGCGCAGCCAGATGGAATAAGTCACTGTTACAATCCATTACAATGGATTAGTGAAAAACCTGGGCAGATGGTTGACGATGTGCAGAAAATAGCTAACCTAATCATGCCTGAACAAGACTTTTGGCAAAATGAAGCAAGAAGCTTATTTGTTGGAGTGGTATTATACTTACTTGCTGCACCAGAGAAAGTTAAATCTTTTGGTGAAGTTGTGCGTACGATGCGTAGTGATGACGTGGTTTATAATCTTGCTGTTGCTCTTGATACAATGGGTAAAATACTACACCCTGTAGCATATATGAATATTGCAGCTTTTTTACAAAAAGCTGATAAAGAAAGGTCAGGTGTTGTATCAACCATGAACTCATCACTTGAATTGTGGGCAAACCCATTGATTGATACTGCAACTGCGTCAAGTGATTTTAATATTTTAGATTTTAAAAAGAAGAAAATTACAGTTTATGTTGGTTTAACTCCTGACAACTTGACTAGGCTCAGGCCTTTAATGCAGGTTTTTTACCAACAGGCAACTGAGTTTTTATGTAGAAAATTGCCATCCGATGATGAGCCTTATGGTGTATTGTTTTTAATGGATGAGTTTCCTACACTTGGAAAAATGGAGCAATTTCAAACAGGTATTGCATATTTTCGTGGTTATCGAGTTAGGTTATTCTTAATTGTTCAAGATACTGAGCAGCTCAAAGGAATATACGAAGAAGCAGGGATGAACTCCTTTTTGTCAAACTCGACTTACAGAATAACTTTTGCAGCCAATAATATTGAAACAGCTAATTTAATATCGCAACTTATAGGAAACAAAACTGTACAACAAGAATCGTTGAATAAGCCTAAATTTTTAGATTTAAATCCTGCTTCAAGGTCATTACATATCTCTGAAATACAGAGAGCATTGCTATTGCCTCAAGAAGTTATTATGTTGCCACGTGACGATCAGATAATTTTAATAGAGTCGACTTACCCAATTAAATCAAAGAAAATTTTGTACTACAGTGATACCACCTTCACAAAAAGGCTGCTCAAACAAACTCGTGTGCCTACACAAGAACCATATGACCCAAACAAAGTTCTTTCTGCCGCTGCGAGCAAAGAGAAGGTTAATAACGAGGGGAATAATGCTCTTGAGGGACCTAATTCAGTTGATTATCCTGCTGAAACTAAAACAGAAGATGCAGTATATGATGAATCAGATGAATTTGCAGACGAAGATATTGATGATGAAGATATTGACGATAAGTTTGAAGATGATGATGACGAGGAAGAGGAGGATAGGAGTGATGATGGGTTTGACGACGAAGAAGAGGAGGATGAATTTGAAGATGAGGATATTGACGATAAATTAAAAAATGACGAGAAGTAAGGTTAACTTTGCCTATTTTTAGCTTGGAAAAGTGCAAGTTATGCAAATAATTAGGTTTTTCATATTAAGCCATTTTTAATTAATTAGTATTAGATTAGCTATTTTAACTAGGGAAGATGGTATGAATAAGTATTGCTTGGTTGGAAGCAAGAGAAGATAATAACTTCTCAGAGTGGATAGGTGGCAGGTTGGATGTTTTTCTGAAGCACTTTCTGCCCAGGGAGTAGAAAGAAGACTTCGTGGGGGAGATTAACTGCCCCTGCCACCGAAAATCATCGTGAGGCTCACAAAATGTGATGACCTCGTATAGGAGTTTGGAACAACCGGCAATATTCTACTCTGATATATTGAAATATGCAATTGGAGGAAAAAATATGCGTCACATTGGAGTTGATTTACATACCAATAGTTTTACTGCTTGTTACTTACAAGAAGGGAAACCTGAGCATATTCAAACGTTTCGCTTAAAAGACTTGGATAATTTCACCAAAGATCTTCAAGAAACATATGAAGTAGCCATAGAAGCAACAGGTAACAGCTGTTTCTTTTATGATGCAGTTTCACCTTACGTTAAACGCATAGTAATAATTGCTCCTGGACAGTTTGAAGTTGTTCGTCGCTCTGTGAACAAAACAGATAAGCATGATGCGCGAGCTATTGCTTTCTTTCTAAGCAAAGATATGTTGCCTGAGGCAAGGTGCAAAAACAAACAATGCCAGCAGTTAGCTTCTCTTCTTCAAACGAGAGATCAGTTAGTAAAGTCACGGGTATCTTTAATCAATAAAGTTCATGGTCTTTTTAATTATCATGGAATAAAAATTAAAAAAGAAGTACTTACAACTAAAGTAGGATTTGAGCGTGCTACTCAAAAGCATAATTGGGAGCCTTTAGAAAAAGTTGAAATTGAAGTGATTAGCTATCATTTAGAAGCTATCCGAGAAAGCCTTAAAAAACTTGAAAAGGAAATTATAGCTTTTGCTAAACAACTTCCTGGGTTCAGCAATCTTATCAGCATAAAGGGAATTGGTCCAATTTCTGCAGCTGTCTTTATTGCAACAATTGGAGACATTAATGATTTCCGTAGACCTGAGAAACTTACTGCATATTTTGGAGTTGTACCAAGAGTTTCTCAATCTAATCAGCAATGTACAATTGGAAGAATTACCAAACGAGGGTCAAAAATAGCGCGTACTTCTTTAGTTCAATGTACTTGGATTGCTGTACGTTACAGTCCTTACTTGAAAAGTTTTTATGAACATATAAAAAAGAAGCGTGGTTCTGCTAAAGCTATAACTGCTACTGCTAGGAAATTTCTTATAACTATTTTCTATACTCTTAAAAATGACTGGGTTTTTAAAGATTTCACAAAATTTGAAATTTCTACTGGACAATAATCATAGGAGATAAGCATATACGTATGATCAAAAAGCCAGTACATGGGACAGTAAAGATTTATTTAAATGGTAAAGAAGAGAGTGAATATTCAGTAAATTATTCAACGGGAGAAATAACATTTATGAAGCCACCAGTAAAAGATGCGATAATCACTGCGAGCTTCGAATTTGATGTGCCCGTACGCTTTGATACAGATTACTTAAACGCTTCTATTGATGACTATGGAAGCAATAGCTGGAATAATATCCCCTTGGTGGAAGTGAAATTTTAGTTATAGGCAAGCATAGATCCACATCATAGTAGGGCTACTAGTTACCATCAATTGAAAAAATTAAGCACCACTGAGGCTCTATATTTAAATGAGCCTTAGTATATGTATCTGTTCAGCAGAGTGGCAAAATAAGGTAGACGAGAAAAGACAACTATAGGAACAAATGGGTGTCATGCCAGTGCGTGACACTGGCATCCAGTCCTTTTGCACAGTTCCATCAAAAACGTTGTAAAGGATTAACCGCTTTCGTGTTTACCAACTTAGTGCCCAATCTGGATCCCAGTGGGCTTTGTTGCATAGCAACCGAAAAAATCTGGCAGTTACTGACAAAATTCATTATAAAATAGCCATTTAACCGACAAAGGAAAAATATGCCAGTCAAAATGAAAGTCAGTAACCATAGCGAATATAACAAATTTCTCCAAGAAAGAGGAAGCATTTTTTGTTATATCAATGACGCCATAGAAAATTGGTACGAGAATTGTCCAAAAATGCAGGGCGGCAACTATATTTATAGTGATAAAGTTGTAATTTTGGTGCATATAATCACCAGTCTCTTTAGAATTGGCTTAAGACAAACGGTGGGATTTATAAAAGGATATTTGCAACAAATAGGAAGAAGTTTGCAAGTTATCAGCTATTCCCAGGCTTCAAGAAGGTTTAAGAAACTTAATATTAAGATAAATGATTGCAGAAAATAATATGGAAGATATCGAAATTGCTATAGACAGTACAGGAATTAGTATATACAACAACACACAGCAAGGAAAATAGCACTGACAGAAAATATCGTGGCTATGAGCAAACAAGAAAATTGCACGTAATGTTGAATATAAACAGCAAAAAAGCCATAGCTGTAAAATACAGTAACGGTCTGATCACTATGGAGCTTGTGATTTGCTAAAAGAAGTTCATGCCATAAAAGCACTATATGCAGATAGAGCATATGATTACATGGTGAAGATGGCATGAAAGAATGGAAAAAAGAAGTAAATTATGGCTTATGTTGAAGGGTTTTTCTCAAGATTAAAGCAAATATTTGGATTTAGTTTTAGGAATAAATCTGAGATAAATCGAGAAAAAGAACTGTTAATCAAATGCTATTTGCTCAATAAATTCACTGATATTGGTATGGCTAAATTTGAGATAGTTACATGAATTTACCATAAATCACCATCTCATAAAGTGCGATGCAACAAAGCCCACTGGAATCCAGCCTTTATTATGCAGCCACTTGGTTGAAATTAAGTCTTCTGGATCCAAGTAGTCAGGGCACTGGAATGACACCATTCTTTTTCCTGGATCCAAGTAGTCAGGGCACTGGGATGACACCTCCGTGCACTGCCGTCATAAAGGAACCAGTGTCAGCTACTTGGATGACAGCTAGCCTGACAACCGTCATCCCGCTGCTTGTTAGCGGGATCTAGAGATACCGTGACGGTATGACGTAGGGAAACCTTTCTTGGGTTAGCCCTATAAAACTAATCAGCATCTTGTTTAGCACATATAAATTAAGTTTCATAAATATAGTGCTAAACCTTGAAAATATGTTATAGCTACTTCTTCCAATTTAGTGGTGGGTTTTAACAGTACACATGTCGCTTTACTATCTACCAACTCAATCACCATAGAAGCTACAGTCATTACTTTGCATCCACTTATATTCCGTACTTTAACATTTGTTCTACTTTCTATAGGAAGCTTTACCTCCCCTACATCATTACGTACAGCAGTATGATTTATTTCATTTTTAGTTCCACTACTATGCTGCAACAAGATATTCCCATTAACTTTTATTTCAACATTTTTGTCACTACTACCATTGTTAAAATTTAATCCCTCATCTCTTCTACTTTGTCTTTTTTCTTTTAATTTTAATTCAGTTTCTCTTTCATCAAGTACGGAAACGGTAGGAAATGGGATGTGAGTTTTTTCCTGACCATCTTGATTTATAGCTCTTGTTGTATTAAAAACTTCGTTGCTTTGATATGATATTGTATAAGTAAGTGGTGTGTAGATTTTTTCTTCACTATCTTGATATTTTATAGTTATTGTTGCATTAAGAATGTCTTTCAGAATATCGTTTTCTCTAGCTATGTCTAAAATTTCTTGAATAACTTTGCGATCATGTAATGCGGCAAGTACTTTATCAGTTACTTTTTGATTATTTTTATGTTTTATGGTTATTGTTGTGTTAAGAATGTCTTTCAGAATACCGTTTTCTTTAGCTACTCTTAACATTTTCTCAACAGCTATACTATCTTTACGTAGTATAGCATAAGCAAGTGGTGTACAAGTTTCTTCCTGACCATCTGGATATTTTATAGTTGTTGTTGCGTCAAGAATGTCTTTCAGAATACCGTTTTCTTTAGCTACTCTTAACATTTTCTCAACAGCTATACTATCTTCACGTAGTATAGCATAAGTAAGTGGTGTGTAAGTCACTTCCCGGCTATCTGAATGTTTTATAGTTGTTGTTGCGTTAAGAATATCTTTCAGAATACTGTTCTCTTCAGCTGCTACTAGAATTTCTTTAATAATTTTGCTATCCTTCCTGAACATAGCAAAGGCAAGTGGTGTGTAAGTCACTTCCCGGCTATCTAAATGTTTTATAGTTATTGTTGTGTCAAGAATATCTCTCAGAATACCGTTTTCTTTAGCTACTCTTAACACTTTCTCAACAGCTATACTATCTTTACGTAGTATAGCAAAAGCAAGTGGTGTGTAAGTCACTTCCCGGTCTAGATATTTCATAGTTGTTGTTGTGTTAAGAATATCTTTCAGAATACTGTTCTCTTCAGCTGCTACTAGAATTTCTTTAATAGCTTTGCTATCCTTCCAGAACATAGCATGAGCAAGTGGTGTGTAAGTCACTTCCCGGCTACCTGGATATTTTATAGTTGCTGTTGTGTTAAGAATATCTTTCAGAATACCATTCTCCTTAGAGACTTTTAAAATTTCTTCAATAGCTATACTATCTCCACATAGTATAGCATAATCAAGTGGTGTAACAGTTGCTCTCCGACTATCTGAATATTTTATAGTTGTTGTTGCGTTAAGAATATCTTTCAGAATATCGTTTTCTTTAGAGACTTTTAAAATTTCTTCAATAGCTTTGCTATTTTTATATAATATGGCATAAGTAAGTGGTGTGCAAATTAATGAATCATCACTAATTATTTTTGCACTAAGAACACTCTTTAAAAGGTTGCTCAATTTGGCTTGTTGCAAAATATCCTTTACAGCTTGACTATTCTCGCAAAATGTAGCATGAGTAAGTAGTGTAAAAGTTGATTCTTTACCCCGATGTTTGCTTACTTCCGTAGTAAGAATCCTTTGTTTTTTCTCTTTAGATATTTTTTCTAGTTCTTCAGCAATGCTACTTTTTTTGCCTTTTATTTTTGATGCTAATTTCAAAATACTTTTTTTATCTTTCTCTTTCAATTTCGAATCATTTACCTGATAAATCATTTTTCCTTCCAAGATCTTTCCTAAATTAGACATAATATTTCCTCTCTTCTTTTTAAGATTATAGTATTTGCTTTTATAAATCAGTTGTGTTGACAATGTATTAATTGCATAGCTCAGACATTGTTTTATAAAGCAAAATTTTAGTAGACCACCTTACAAGAACGTTTCTTGCTAATTCTGAATCAGAAAAAAGGACGCAGTAAAGTCATTTGTAAGGGAAGAATGAAACTTGTAGCTATAGCTAAACTGACTTACGACAATTTGAAAAATGACAAATTCGTTATCCCAGTGCCCAGACACTGGGATCCAGGAAACTTAACTCTACACCAAGTAAATGTACAATAAGAACTAGATTCCAGCGTCACGCGCTGGAATGACATCATAGGGGCTACTCGGATGACAAAAAAAGGAGCACTGGCATGACACCTCTCTTGGGCTCTTTTAGCCACAAACGTTAAGAAATTTACCAAACGAAAAAAAAGGCAAAAGAAGCCCTAACCATTGTCTATTTTCAGTATTGGCGTTTTTAAGTCTTAAACGCTGCAATTTAGCTGCTTTTAAATGCAACTAACCTTAGCTTTAATATTTAAGAAATTTACCAGGCAGAAAAAAAAGGCATAGAAAACCCGCAGTAGCTAGTTATTCACTCTCTATTTTAAAATTTGACGTTGGGTGATGTCTTGAACGCTTTATAAGCGCGTTTCAGCTTATAT is part of the Wolbachia endosymbiont (group A) of Anomoia purmunda genome and harbors:
- a CDS encoding type IV secretory system conjugative DNA transfer family protein; this translates as MSNGNHLRNILIGGVVAFSVLEFCFYLSGILFVLFADGPDAVDFKAINPSLTPFPQALWPTIFDHIQYCWHHPELYSLELKITLIISFALPIIVLMIILWNLRERIIEWRPFKKKESLHGDSQWASEKDIRKAGLRSKKGLLLGKDKRGYFISDGFQHALLFAPTGSGKGVGFVIPNLLFWTDSVIVHDIKLENYEITSGWRERQGQKVYVWNPAQPDGISHCYNPLQWISEKPGQMVDDVQKIANLIMPEQDFWQNEARSLFVGVVLYLLAAPEKVKSFGEVVRTMRSDDVVYNLAVALDTMGKILHPVAYMNIAAFLQKADKERSGVVSTMNSSLELWANPLIDTATASSDFNILDFKKKKITVYVGLTPDNLTRLRPLMQVFYQQATEFLCRKLPSDDEPYGVLFLMDEFPTLGKMEQFQTGIAYFRGYRVRLFLIVQDTEQLKGIYEEAGMNSFLSNSTYRITFAANNIETANLISQLIGNKTVQQESLNKPKFLDLNPASRSLHISEIQRALLLPQEVIMLPRDDQIILIESTYPIKSKKILYYSDTTFTKRLLKQTRVPTQEPYDPNKVLSAAASKEKVNNEGNNALEGPNSVDYPAETKTEDAVYDESDEFADEDIDDEDIDDKFEDDDDEEEEDRSDDGFDDEEEEDEFEDEDIDDKLKNDEK
- a CDS encoding IS110 family transposase, which gives rise to MRHIGVDLHTNSFTACYLQEGKPEHIQTFRLKDLDNFTKDLQETYEVAIEATGNSCFFYDAVSPYVKRIVIIAPGQFEVVRRSVNKTDKHDARAIAFFLSKDMLPEARCKNKQCQQLASLLQTRDQLVKSRVSLINKVHGLFNYHGIKIKKEVLTTKVGFERATQKHNWEPLEKVEIEVISYHLEAIRESLKKLEKEIIAFAKQLPGFSNLISIKGIGPISAAVFIATIGDINDFRRPEKLTAYFGVVPRVSQSNQQCTIGRITKRGSKIARTSLVQCTWIAVRYSPYLKSFYEHIKKKRGSAKAITATARKFLITIFYTLKNDWVFKDFTKFEISTGQ
- a CDS encoding DUF2460 domain-containing protein, translated to MIKKPVHGTVKIYLNGKEESEYSVNYSTGEITFMKPPVKDAIITASFEFDVPVRFDTDYLNASIDDYGSNSWNNIPLVEVKF